The proteins below come from a single Juglans regia cultivar Chandler chromosome 12, Walnut 2.0, whole genome shotgun sequence genomic window:
- the LOC109013039 gene encoding calmodulin-binding transcription activator 3-like isoform X2, translating into MAESRLYIPNQPLDLDRILIEAQYRWLRPSEICEILRNHHRFQLKPDPPVQPPAGSLFLFDRKVIRYFRKDGYRWRKKKDGKTVKEAHEKLKANSVDVLHCYYAHGEDNESFQRRSYWMLDARLEHIVLVHYREVKEGYKSGISRLIADPGSQAGSPQSSPVPWSAQANSPAPTVQTSYASSANRVDRNGLTLSSEFEDVDSGSDPRASSLTQPLFGSFLHKTSLLEHKVAGFPDLSRSPPASWVAGTKYHQGSGLSNCAETNSSSNSNGVHDQKLFTEHPRGADFLTHKLTDARLDANSSVQDVTKGDRLIAEGNQTYMGASLEIVQVQREPGFISDHPQFQSCSDPHIEVKSTFHAEKKSKDGVNNNEAGELKKLDSFGRWMDKEIGGDCDDSLMASDSGNYWNTLDADNDDKEVSSLSHHMHLDTDMLGPSLAQEQLFTIQDFSPDWTYSGDTTVDTAKDSSKVLIVGTFLVSKEISSKIKWGCMFGEIEVSAEVLTDTVIRCHTPQHAPGRVPFYITRSDRLACSEVREFEYREKPSGIGFHMAVKSASEDEVRFQMRLVKLLNLGRVRNRFNCSNQDCDKCKLKSTIYSMKSESGNDLGRVEETSMTFNSNHMIPRDRLIQCLLKDSLSEWLILKVHEGGKGPHVLDYEGQGVIHLAAALGYEWAMGPIVSVGVSPNFRDAHGRTGLHWASYFGREEAVIALLRLGAAPGAVEDPTPESPGGKTAADLASSRGHKGIAGYLAEADLTSHLSSLTVNENVMDTVAASIAAEKAIENAAQVVPLDVAEKENLSLRESLAAVRKSAHAAALIQAAFRARSFNHRQSSKNFNDISEATLDLVALGSLNKVRKLGHFEEYLHSAAVKIQQRYRGWKGRKEFLKIRTRIVKIQAHVRGHQVRKQYKRVVWSVSIVEKAILRWRRKGSGLRGFRVDKVMGDVASETEKTDEYEFLRIGRKQKFAGVEKALARVRSMVRYPEARDQYMRLVTKFGNLKIQIQFLKKEKERVMMVAATATRCDMFFFSQEGSWI; encoded by the exons ATGGCTGAGAGTAGACTATACATTCCCAATCAACCATTAG ACCTTGACAGGATACTGATAGAAGCGCAATATCGTTGGCTTCGGCCAAGTGAAATTTGTGAAATACTTCGCAATCATCACAGGTTTCAATTAAAGCCAGATCCACCTGTCCAGCCTCCAG CGGgttctttgtttctctttgaTCGAAAAGTTATCCGGTATTTTCGTAAAGATGGTTATAggtggaggaagaagaaagatggaaaAACTGTCAAAGAAGCTCATGAAAAGTTGAAG GCTAACAGTGTGGACGTTCTCCATTGTTACTATGCACATGGAGAGGATAACGAGAGCTTTCAACGACGTAGTTACTGGATGCTTGATGC GCGCTTAGAGCACATTGTTCTTGTACATTACAGAGAAGTGAAAGAG GGGTACAAGTCAGGCATCTCTCGCTTAATAGCAGATCCAGGATCACAAGCTGGAAGCCCTCAAAGTAGTCCTGTACCATGGTCTGCACAGGCAAATTCACCTGCTCCGACAGTTCAGACGTCCTATGCATCAAGTGCAAACAGAGTCGATAGAAATGGACTAACGTTGTCATCAGAATTTGAGGATGTGGATTCTGGGAGTGATCCACGAGCATCTTCTCTCACTCAACCTCTTTTTGGTTCTTTCTTGCATAAAACCTCTTTGCTTGAACATAAAGTTGCAG GATTTCCGGACTTGTCGAGGAGCCCCCCTGCTTCATGGGTGGCTGGAACTAAATATCATCAAGGTTCTGGATTATCTAACTGTGCTGAAACCAACAGCTCGAGCAACTCGAATGGTGTGCATGACCAGAAGCTTTTCACTGAACATCCTAGGGGAGCTGACTTTCTAACACATAAGTTAACAGATGCTAGATTGGATGCTAATAGCTCTGTCCAGGATGTAACTAAGGGAGATAGATTGATCGCTGAAGGCAACCAGACATATATGGGAGCTTCTCTCGAGATAGTTCAG GTGCAGCGTGAGCCTGGTTTCATTTCAGATCATCCTCAATTTCAAAGTTGTTCGGATCCACATATAGAAGTCAAGTCTACCTTTCATGCTGAAAAGAAATCCAAAGATGGTGTAAATAACAATGAAGCTGGTGAGCTGAAGAAACTTGACAGCTTTGGGAGATGGATGGATAAAGAAATTGGTGGAGATTGTGATGATTCCTTGATGGCTTCGGACTCTGGGAACTACTGGAATACACTTGATGCTGATAATGATGACAAGGAAGTATCCAGCTTATCACATCATATGCATTTAGATACTGATATGCTGGGCCCTTCCCTTGCCCAAGAACAGCTATTTACTATCCAGGATTTTTCACCAGATTGGACTTATTCTGGGGATACAACAGTGGATACTGCAAAGGATTCATCAAAG GTTTTAATCGTTGGTACATTTTTGGTAAGCAAGGAGATATCTAGCAAGATTAAGTGGGGATGTATGTTTGGTGAGATTGAGGTTTCTGCTGAAGTTCTGACTGATACTGTCATCAGATGTCATACACCTCAACATGCTCCCGGGCGTGTTCCATTCTATATCACCCGCAGTGATAGGTTAGCCTGCAGTGAGGTGAGGGAGTTTGAGTATCGTGAAAAGCCATCAGGAATTGGGTTTCATATGGCAGTGAAAAGTGCTTCAGAAGATGAAGTACGTTTTCAGATGCGCCTGGTGAAACTTTTAAATCTAGGCAGGGTGAGGAATAGATTCAATTGCTCAAATCAGGATTGTGATAAATGTAAGCTTAAGAGTACAATATATTCAATGAAAAGTGAAAGTGGAAATGATTTGGGAAGGGTTGAAGAGACTTCTATGACCTTCAATAGTAATCACATGATCCCTAGAGATAGATTGATACAATGTCTGTTGAAGGATAGTCTTTCTGAGTGGCTAATTTTGAAAGTACATGAAGGAGGTAAAGGACCACATGTCTTGGACTATGAAGGCCAAGGAGTTATACATTTGGCAGCTGCTCTTGGTTATGAATGGGCCATGGGGCCCATAGTTTCTGTTGGTGTCAGTCCCAATTTCAGAGATGCGCATGGAAGAACTGGGCTTCACTGGGCTTCGTATTTTGGGAG AGAGGAAGCAGTCATTGCACTTCTTAGACTGGGTGCTGCACCAGGCGCTGTTGAGGACCCAACACCAGAATCTCCTGGAGGAAAAACAGCTGCTGATCTGGCATCTAGCAGAGGACATAAAGGGATTGCTGGATACCTGGCAGAAGCAGATCTAACCAGTCACCTTTCTTCACTGACTGTCAATGAAAATGTAATGGACACTGTTGCTGCAAGTATTGCAGCTGAAAAGGCTATTGAAAATGCCGCACAAGTTGTCCCATTGGATGTGGCAGAAAAGGAGAACCTTTCTCTGAGAGAATCTCTTGCTGCTGTTAGGAAGTCAGCTCATGCAGCTGCTCTAATACAAGCTGCATTCCGTGCTCGTTCATTCAATCATAGACAATCATCTAAGAACTTCAATGATATTTCTGAAGCCACACTTGACCTAGTTGCACTTGGCTCTTTGAACAAAGTCCGGAAATTGGGCCACTTTGAGGAATATTTGCATTCTGCAGCTGTCAAGATCCAGCAAAGATATCGTGGTTGGAAGGGAAGAAAAGAGTTCTTGAAGATACGCACCCGCATAGTGAAAATTCAG GCTCATGTGAGGGGACATCAGGTTCGAAAGCAGTATAAAAGGGTTGTTTGGTCTGTTAGTATCGTCGAAAAGGCAATACTGCGTTGGAGGCGGAAAGGATCTGGTTTGCGTGGATTTCGAGTGGATAAAGTGATGGGAGATGTGGCATCAGAAACTGAGAAAACTGATGAGTATGAATTCTTGCGAATTGGCCGGAAACAAAAATTTGCTGGAGTTGAAAAGGCTCTAGCAAGAGTCAGGTCCATGGTTCGTTATCCAGAAGCACGTGATCAGTATATGAGGCTAGTTACCAAGTTTGGTAATCTAAAG ATTCAGATTCAATttcttaaaaaggaaaaagaaagggttATGATGGTTGCAGCAACAGCTACTAGGTGTGACATGTTTTTCTTCTCACAGGAAGGTTCTTGGATATAG
- the LOC109013039 gene encoding calmodulin-binding transcription activator 3-like isoform X1 yields the protein MAESRLYIPNQPLDLDRILIEAQYRWLRPSEICEILRNHHRFQLKPDPPVQPPAGSLFLFDRKVIRYFRKDGYRWRKKKDGKTVKEAHEKLKANSVDVLHCYYAHGEDNESFQRRSYWMLDARLEHIVLVHYREVKEGYKSGISRLIADPGSQAGSPQSSPVPWSAQANSPAPTVQTSYASSANRVDRNGLTLSSEFEDVDSGSDPRASSLTQPLFGSFLHKTSLLEHKVAGFPDLSRSPPASWVAGTKYHQGSGLSNCAETNSSSNSNGVHDQKLFTEHPRGADFLTHKLTDARLDANSSVQDVTKGDRLIAEGNQTYMGASLEIVQVQREPGFISDHPQFQSCSDPHIEVKSTFHAEKKSKDGVNNNEAGELKKLDSFGRWMDKEIGGDCDDSLMASDSGNYWNTLDADNDDKEVSSLSHHMHLDTDMLGPSLAQEQLFTIQDFSPDWTYSGDTTVDTAKDSSKVLIVGTFLVSKEISSKIKWGCMFGEIEVSAEVLTDTVIRCHTPQHAPGRVPFYITRSDRLACSEVREFEYREKPSGIGFHMAVKSASEDEVRFQMRLVKLLNLGRVRNRFNCSNQDCDKCKLKSTIYSMKSESGNDLGRVEETSMTFNSNHMIPRDRLIQCLLKDSLSEWLILKVHEGGKGPHVLDYEGQGVIHLAAALGYEWAMGPIVSVGVSPNFRDAHGRTGLHWASYFGREEAVIALLRLGAAPGAVEDPTPESPGGKTAADLASSRGHKGIAGYLAEADLTSHLSSLTVNENVMDTVAASIAAEKAIENAAQVVPLDVAEKENLSLRESLAAVRKSAHAAALIQAAFRARSFNHRQSSKNFNDISEATLDLVALGSLNKVRKLGHFEEYLHSAAVKIQQRYRGWKGRKEFLKIRTRIVKIQAHVRGHQVRKQYKRVVWSVSIVEKAILRWRRKGSGLRGFRVDKVMGDVASETEKTDEYEFLRIGRKQKFAGVEKALARVRSMVRYPEARDQYMRLVTKFGNLKMGDEGSSVMLQAETSQKSRTEEDLPAFSKEPARTSDQ from the exons ATGGCTGAGAGTAGACTATACATTCCCAATCAACCATTAG ACCTTGACAGGATACTGATAGAAGCGCAATATCGTTGGCTTCGGCCAAGTGAAATTTGTGAAATACTTCGCAATCATCACAGGTTTCAATTAAAGCCAGATCCACCTGTCCAGCCTCCAG CGGgttctttgtttctctttgaTCGAAAAGTTATCCGGTATTTTCGTAAAGATGGTTATAggtggaggaagaagaaagatggaaaAACTGTCAAAGAAGCTCATGAAAAGTTGAAG GCTAACAGTGTGGACGTTCTCCATTGTTACTATGCACATGGAGAGGATAACGAGAGCTTTCAACGACGTAGTTACTGGATGCTTGATGC GCGCTTAGAGCACATTGTTCTTGTACATTACAGAGAAGTGAAAGAG GGGTACAAGTCAGGCATCTCTCGCTTAATAGCAGATCCAGGATCACAAGCTGGAAGCCCTCAAAGTAGTCCTGTACCATGGTCTGCACAGGCAAATTCACCTGCTCCGACAGTTCAGACGTCCTATGCATCAAGTGCAAACAGAGTCGATAGAAATGGACTAACGTTGTCATCAGAATTTGAGGATGTGGATTCTGGGAGTGATCCACGAGCATCTTCTCTCACTCAACCTCTTTTTGGTTCTTTCTTGCATAAAACCTCTTTGCTTGAACATAAAGTTGCAG GATTTCCGGACTTGTCGAGGAGCCCCCCTGCTTCATGGGTGGCTGGAACTAAATATCATCAAGGTTCTGGATTATCTAACTGTGCTGAAACCAACAGCTCGAGCAACTCGAATGGTGTGCATGACCAGAAGCTTTTCACTGAACATCCTAGGGGAGCTGACTTTCTAACACATAAGTTAACAGATGCTAGATTGGATGCTAATAGCTCTGTCCAGGATGTAACTAAGGGAGATAGATTGATCGCTGAAGGCAACCAGACATATATGGGAGCTTCTCTCGAGATAGTTCAG GTGCAGCGTGAGCCTGGTTTCATTTCAGATCATCCTCAATTTCAAAGTTGTTCGGATCCACATATAGAAGTCAAGTCTACCTTTCATGCTGAAAAGAAATCCAAAGATGGTGTAAATAACAATGAAGCTGGTGAGCTGAAGAAACTTGACAGCTTTGGGAGATGGATGGATAAAGAAATTGGTGGAGATTGTGATGATTCCTTGATGGCTTCGGACTCTGGGAACTACTGGAATACACTTGATGCTGATAATGATGACAAGGAAGTATCCAGCTTATCACATCATATGCATTTAGATACTGATATGCTGGGCCCTTCCCTTGCCCAAGAACAGCTATTTACTATCCAGGATTTTTCACCAGATTGGACTTATTCTGGGGATACAACAGTGGATACTGCAAAGGATTCATCAAAG GTTTTAATCGTTGGTACATTTTTGGTAAGCAAGGAGATATCTAGCAAGATTAAGTGGGGATGTATGTTTGGTGAGATTGAGGTTTCTGCTGAAGTTCTGACTGATACTGTCATCAGATGTCATACACCTCAACATGCTCCCGGGCGTGTTCCATTCTATATCACCCGCAGTGATAGGTTAGCCTGCAGTGAGGTGAGGGAGTTTGAGTATCGTGAAAAGCCATCAGGAATTGGGTTTCATATGGCAGTGAAAAGTGCTTCAGAAGATGAAGTACGTTTTCAGATGCGCCTGGTGAAACTTTTAAATCTAGGCAGGGTGAGGAATAGATTCAATTGCTCAAATCAGGATTGTGATAAATGTAAGCTTAAGAGTACAATATATTCAATGAAAAGTGAAAGTGGAAATGATTTGGGAAGGGTTGAAGAGACTTCTATGACCTTCAATAGTAATCACATGATCCCTAGAGATAGATTGATACAATGTCTGTTGAAGGATAGTCTTTCTGAGTGGCTAATTTTGAAAGTACATGAAGGAGGTAAAGGACCACATGTCTTGGACTATGAAGGCCAAGGAGTTATACATTTGGCAGCTGCTCTTGGTTATGAATGGGCCATGGGGCCCATAGTTTCTGTTGGTGTCAGTCCCAATTTCAGAGATGCGCATGGAAGAACTGGGCTTCACTGGGCTTCGTATTTTGGGAG AGAGGAAGCAGTCATTGCACTTCTTAGACTGGGTGCTGCACCAGGCGCTGTTGAGGACCCAACACCAGAATCTCCTGGAGGAAAAACAGCTGCTGATCTGGCATCTAGCAGAGGACATAAAGGGATTGCTGGATACCTGGCAGAAGCAGATCTAACCAGTCACCTTTCTTCACTGACTGTCAATGAAAATGTAATGGACACTGTTGCTGCAAGTATTGCAGCTGAAAAGGCTATTGAAAATGCCGCACAAGTTGTCCCATTGGATGTGGCAGAAAAGGAGAACCTTTCTCTGAGAGAATCTCTTGCTGCTGTTAGGAAGTCAGCTCATGCAGCTGCTCTAATACAAGCTGCATTCCGTGCTCGTTCATTCAATCATAGACAATCATCTAAGAACTTCAATGATATTTCTGAAGCCACACTTGACCTAGTTGCACTTGGCTCTTTGAACAAAGTCCGGAAATTGGGCCACTTTGAGGAATATTTGCATTCTGCAGCTGTCAAGATCCAGCAAAGATATCGTGGTTGGAAGGGAAGAAAAGAGTTCTTGAAGATACGCACCCGCATAGTGAAAATTCAG GCTCATGTGAGGGGACATCAGGTTCGAAAGCAGTATAAAAGGGTTGTTTGGTCTGTTAGTATCGTCGAAAAGGCAATACTGCGTTGGAGGCGGAAAGGATCTGGTTTGCGTGGATTTCGAGTGGATAAAGTGATGGGAGATGTGGCATCAGAAACTGAGAAAACTGATGAGTATGAATTCTTGCGAATTGGCCGGAAACAAAAATTTGCTGGAGTTGAAAAGGCTCTAGCAAGAGTCAGGTCCATGGTTCGTTATCCAGAAGCACGTGATCAGTATATGAGGCTAGTTACCAAGTTTGGTAATCTAAAG ATGGGTGATGAAGGGAGCAGTGTAATGCTTCAAGCTGAAACTTCACAAAAGAGCAGAACAGAGGAAGATTTGCCTGCATTCTCAAAGGAGCCTGCACGTACATCAGATCAGTGA
- the LOC109013039 gene encoding calmodulin-binding transcription activator 3-like isoform X3: MLDARLEHIVLVHYREVKEGYKSGISRLIADPGSQAGSPQSSPVPWSAQANSPAPTVQTSYASSANRVDRNGLTLSSEFEDVDSGSDPRASSLTQPLFGSFLHKTSLLEHKVAGFPDLSRSPPASWVAGTKYHQGSGLSNCAETNSSSNSNGVHDQKLFTEHPRGADFLTHKLTDARLDANSSVQDVTKGDRLIAEGNQTYMGASLEIVQVQREPGFISDHPQFQSCSDPHIEVKSTFHAEKKSKDGVNNNEAGELKKLDSFGRWMDKEIGGDCDDSLMASDSGNYWNTLDADNDDKEVSSLSHHMHLDTDMLGPSLAQEQLFTIQDFSPDWTYSGDTTVDTAKDSSKVLIVGTFLVSKEISSKIKWGCMFGEIEVSAEVLTDTVIRCHTPQHAPGRVPFYITRSDRLACSEVREFEYREKPSGIGFHMAVKSASEDEVRFQMRLVKLLNLGRVRNRFNCSNQDCDKCKLKSTIYSMKSESGNDLGRVEETSMTFNSNHMIPRDRLIQCLLKDSLSEWLILKVHEGGKGPHVLDYEGQGVIHLAAALGYEWAMGPIVSVGVSPNFRDAHGRTGLHWASYFGREEAVIALLRLGAAPGAVEDPTPESPGGKTAADLASSRGHKGIAGYLAEADLTSHLSSLTVNENVMDTVAASIAAEKAIENAAQVVPLDVAEKENLSLRESLAAVRKSAHAAALIQAAFRARSFNHRQSSKNFNDISEATLDLVALGSLNKVRKLGHFEEYLHSAAVKIQQRYRGWKGRKEFLKIRTRIVKIQAHVRGHQVRKQYKRVVWSVSIVEKAILRWRRKGSGLRGFRVDKVMGDVASETEKTDEYEFLRIGRKQKFAGVEKALARVRSMVRYPEARDQYMRLVTKFGNLKMGDEGSSVMLQAETSQKSRTEEDLPAFSKEPARTSDQ, encoded by the exons ATGCTTGATGC GCGCTTAGAGCACATTGTTCTTGTACATTACAGAGAAGTGAAAGAG GGGTACAAGTCAGGCATCTCTCGCTTAATAGCAGATCCAGGATCACAAGCTGGAAGCCCTCAAAGTAGTCCTGTACCATGGTCTGCACAGGCAAATTCACCTGCTCCGACAGTTCAGACGTCCTATGCATCAAGTGCAAACAGAGTCGATAGAAATGGACTAACGTTGTCATCAGAATTTGAGGATGTGGATTCTGGGAGTGATCCACGAGCATCTTCTCTCACTCAACCTCTTTTTGGTTCTTTCTTGCATAAAACCTCTTTGCTTGAACATAAAGTTGCAG GATTTCCGGACTTGTCGAGGAGCCCCCCTGCTTCATGGGTGGCTGGAACTAAATATCATCAAGGTTCTGGATTATCTAACTGTGCTGAAACCAACAGCTCGAGCAACTCGAATGGTGTGCATGACCAGAAGCTTTTCACTGAACATCCTAGGGGAGCTGACTTTCTAACACATAAGTTAACAGATGCTAGATTGGATGCTAATAGCTCTGTCCAGGATGTAACTAAGGGAGATAGATTGATCGCTGAAGGCAACCAGACATATATGGGAGCTTCTCTCGAGATAGTTCAG GTGCAGCGTGAGCCTGGTTTCATTTCAGATCATCCTCAATTTCAAAGTTGTTCGGATCCACATATAGAAGTCAAGTCTACCTTTCATGCTGAAAAGAAATCCAAAGATGGTGTAAATAACAATGAAGCTGGTGAGCTGAAGAAACTTGACAGCTTTGGGAGATGGATGGATAAAGAAATTGGTGGAGATTGTGATGATTCCTTGATGGCTTCGGACTCTGGGAACTACTGGAATACACTTGATGCTGATAATGATGACAAGGAAGTATCCAGCTTATCACATCATATGCATTTAGATACTGATATGCTGGGCCCTTCCCTTGCCCAAGAACAGCTATTTACTATCCAGGATTTTTCACCAGATTGGACTTATTCTGGGGATACAACAGTGGATACTGCAAAGGATTCATCAAAG GTTTTAATCGTTGGTACATTTTTGGTAAGCAAGGAGATATCTAGCAAGATTAAGTGGGGATGTATGTTTGGTGAGATTGAGGTTTCTGCTGAAGTTCTGACTGATACTGTCATCAGATGTCATACACCTCAACATGCTCCCGGGCGTGTTCCATTCTATATCACCCGCAGTGATAGGTTAGCCTGCAGTGAGGTGAGGGAGTTTGAGTATCGTGAAAAGCCATCAGGAATTGGGTTTCATATGGCAGTGAAAAGTGCTTCAGAAGATGAAGTACGTTTTCAGATGCGCCTGGTGAAACTTTTAAATCTAGGCAGGGTGAGGAATAGATTCAATTGCTCAAATCAGGATTGTGATAAATGTAAGCTTAAGAGTACAATATATTCAATGAAAAGTGAAAGTGGAAATGATTTGGGAAGGGTTGAAGAGACTTCTATGACCTTCAATAGTAATCACATGATCCCTAGAGATAGATTGATACAATGTCTGTTGAAGGATAGTCTTTCTGAGTGGCTAATTTTGAAAGTACATGAAGGAGGTAAAGGACCACATGTCTTGGACTATGAAGGCCAAGGAGTTATACATTTGGCAGCTGCTCTTGGTTATGAATGGGCCATGGGGCCCATAGTTTCTGTTGGTGTCAGTCCCAATTTCAGAGATGCGCATGGAAGAACTGGGCTTCACTGGGCTTCGTATTTTGGGAG AGAGGAAGCAGTCATTGCACTTCTTAGACTGGGTGCTGCACCAGGCGCTGTTGAGGACCCAACACCAGAATCTCCTGGAGGAAAAACAGCTGCTGATCTGGCATCTAGCAGAGGACATAAAGGGATTGCTGGATACCTGGCAGAAGCAGATCTAACCAGTCACCTTTCTTCACTGACTGTCAATGAAAATGTAATGGACACTGTTGCTGCAAGTATTGCAGCTGAAAAGGCTATTGAAAATGCCGCACAAGTTGTCCCATTGGATGTGGCAGAAAAGGAGAACCTTTCTCTGAGAGAATCTCTTGCTGCTGTTAGGAAGTCAGCTCATGCAGCTGCTCTAATACAAGCTGCATTCCGTGCTCGTTCATTCAATCATAGACAATCATCTAAGAACTTCAATGATATTTCTGAAGCCACACTTGACCTAGTTGCACTTGGCTCTTTGAACAAAGTCCGGAAATTGGGCCACTTTGAGGAATATTTGCATTCTGCAGCTGTCAAGATCCAGCAAAGATATCGTGGTTGGAAGGGAAGAAAAGAGTTCTTGAAGATACGCACCCGCATAGTGAAAATTCAG GCTCATGTGAGGGGACATCAGGTTCGAAAGCAGTATAAAAGGGTTGTTTGGTCTGTTAGTATCGTCGAAAAGGCAATACTGCGTTGGAGGCGGAAAGGATCTGGTTTGCGTGGATTTCGAGTGGATAAAGTGATGGGAGATGTGGCATCAGAAACTGAGAAAACTGATGAGTATGAATTCTTGCGAATTGGCCGGAAACAAAAATTTGCTGGAGTTGAAAAGGCTCTAGCAAGAGTCAGGTCCATGGTTCGTTATCCAGAAGCACGTGATCAGTATATGAGGCTAGTTACCAAGTTTGGTAATCTAAAG ATGGGTGATGAAGGGAGCAGTGTAATGCTTCAAGCTGAAACTTCACAAAAGAGCAGAACAGAGGAAGATTTGCCTGCATTCTCAAAGGAGCCTGCACGTACATCAGATCAGTGA